A genomic segment from Salmo trutta chromosome 38, fSalTru1.1, whole genome shotgun sequence encodes:
- the LOC115178344 gene encoding zinc finger protein 239 yields the protein MSEPGSGCGVPAQRSSQRGPEMVSVRLEDCNQTVELNVIVKEEEEGDSEDRNSDSVDSGESSNPGSDSKPSPIASGNRRQKPQPCCSDSCIYPTRHKSHQQTPKINKTYFCHQCGKSFQTPSKLKAHQRMHIGENPYPCSQCEKSFNHSGRLKDHQRVHTGEKPYHCSLCEKSFSQLGNLKTHQKNHKPYHCSQCGKSFSEKVKLTGHERAHNGEKPYHCTQCGKSFNYYSVLKEHQRVHTGEKPYHCTLCGKSFSWATNIRNHQLRHIGEKPTCTLNVIVKEEEGEQRHIKAEEREVEVEEREVKEEAT from the exons ATGTCTGAACCGGGTTCTGGCTGTGGCGTTCCCGCCCAGAGAAGCTCACAGCGGGGTCCAGAGATGGTGTCAGTGAGGCTGGAGGACTGTAATCAAACAGTGGAACTCAATGTGAttgtcaaagaggaggaggagggagacagcGAGGACAGAAACAGTGACTCCGTTGACTCAG GAGAGAGCTCCAACCCAGGCTCAGACAGCAAGCCCAGTCCCATAGCATCAGGAAACCGCAGACAGAAGCCCCAACCCTGCTGTAGCGACAGTTGTATTTATCCAACTCGCCACAAATCACACCAACAAACTCCCAAAATAAATAAGACTTACTTTTgccatcaatgtgggaagagttttcagACACCAAGCAAGCTAAAGGCTCACCAGAGAATGCACATTGGAGAGAATCCTTACCCCTGCTCCCAGTGTGAGAAGAGCTTCAATCATTCAGGAAGACTTAAGGACCATCAAAGAGTACATActggggagaagccttaccattgcTCTCTTTGTGAGAAGAGtttcagtcagttaggaaaccTGAAGACTCATCAGAAAAATCacaagccttaccactgctcccaatgtgggaagagtttcagtgAGAAAGTAAAACTTACGGGACACGAGAGAGCACACaatggagagaaaccttaccactGTACCCaatgtgggaaaagcttcaattATTATTCAGTACTTAAGGAACATCAAAGAGTACATACAGGGGAGAAGCCGTACCATTGCACActttgtgggaagagtttcagttGGGCAACAAACATAAGGAATCATCAGTTAAGACACATTGGAGAGAAACCTACATGTACTCTCAATGTGATTgtcaaagaggaggagggtgaACAGAGACACATTAAGGCAGAAGAGAGAGAAgttgaggtagaggagagagaggtgaaggaagAGGCTACATAA